From the genome of Spirosomataceae bacterium TFI 002, one region includes:
- a CDS encoding Putative Holin-X, holin superfamily III, whose translation MGLKQNLSDLLRIGDIKDAVIEIIEAKVQLKKIEIQEKAEEGISGLIYGILLASGALLCVIFALILLAYFLNQWLGEPWGYVINFAMAIIALVILKSQKIAIKAKIQEEIIKEMDSM comes from the coding sequence ATGGGACTAAAACAAAACTTGAGCGACCTTCTCCGTATCGGAGATATCAAAGATGCAGTAATTGAGATCATTGAGGCGAAAGTTCAGCTCAAAAAAATTGAGATTCAAGAAAAGGCCGAAGAAGGTATCTCAGGTCTGATATATGGTATACTATTGGCATCGGGAGCATTACTATGTGTAATATTTGCACTTATTTTGCTTGCTTACTTTCTTAATCAGTGGCTTGGTGAGCCATGGGGTTATGTAATTAACTTTGCCATGGCAATCATTGCTTTGGTCATTCTAAAAAGCCAGAAAATTGCCATAAAGGCCAAAATCCAAGAAGAGATTATAAAGGAAATGGATTCTATGTAG
- a CDS encoding replication restart DNA helicase PriA codes for MHDDNVYTEETLFLDVILPVPIPQAFTYRVPRDLNELVVVGARVIVSFGKNRVMTGLISSIHNKAPQNYKAKYIDEILDESPIISSHQLWLFQWMADYYLCNVGEVMNIALPSGLKVSSQSRIQINPTFDSPELLSAEEVEFLNTLEKNDSLSYDELKKFLGDIDIAKFVKSLISKHAVILYDAVKEKYSPKKLKKVRLKRVYEGQEEILNLIESLEKSSKQQEVIMTYVQLIPFHELHEKNQVGITKKDLLDLGVSPSSYKTLIEKGILEEYELTVSRFGEIRKDELQGIHLSDVQERVSNELLEKLGETNTVLLHGVTGSGKTEIYIDLIKKALDNGVQVLMLLPEIALTTQIVNRLRKVFGDAMGVYHSKFSDNERVEVWKGVLEDRYSFVVGVRSAVFLPFENLGLIIIDEEHESSYKQYDPAPRYHARDTAIMLAHKVGAKVILGSATPSIESYYQAKEGKYGLVNLSERFGDAQLPKVELANIREEKARQKIKSDFGSTLQAAISQNIEKHEQTIIFQNRRGYAPYLNCEECNWIGSCHQCSVSLTYHYKEHLLICHYCGHKEKTPHLCPTCGSGKIKSVGIGTEKIEDDLNVLYPEAKIIRMDLDTTRSKNAYQQIIGEVESGGVDILVGTQMVSKGLDFDKVSLVGVFDADRMIYFPDFRSGERAFQMLTQVSGRAGRKEKPGRVIIQTNSPTHPLLKMVIDNDYHGFYDKEIIERERYNYPPFSRLIRVTTKHVDKTLSHAAAGTLAQRLASKLSKERILGPEKALVERVRNQYIFEVWIKLEKNKLNIAATKAFIREQITEMSADKKYKSVRFVPDVDVV; via the coding sequence ATGCATGATGACAATGTATATACGGAGGAAACCCTGTTTTTGGATGTAATCTTACCAGTTCCTATTCCACAAGCTTTCACTTATAGAGTACCGCGAGACTTAAATGAATTAGTTGTGGTGGGAGCTCGTGTGATTGTTTCTTTTGGCAAAAACCGTGTAATGACTGGGCTTATTTCTAGTATACATAACAAAGCACCTCAGAACTATAAGGCAAAATATATAGATGAAATACTGGATGAGTCACCTATTATAAGTTCACATCAGTTATGGTTATTTCAATGGATGGCCGATTACTATTTGTGCAATGTAGGAGAGGTAATGAATATCGCTCTTCCATCTGGCTTGAAAGTAAGCAGTCAATCGAGAATTCAAATTAACCCAACATTTGACAGTCCGGAGCTACTTAGTGCAGAAGAAGTAGAGTTTTTGAACACTCTCGAAAAAAACGATTCTCTTTCATATGATGAGCTTAAGAAGTTTCTAGGTGATATTGATATTGCCAAGTTTGTGAAATCATTGATCTCGAAGCATGCCGTCATACTATATGATGCGGTAAAAGAAAAATACAGTCCTAAAAAGCTGAAAAAAGTACGATTAAAGAGAGTTTATGAAGGTCAAGAAGAAATCCTTAACCTCATAGAAAGCTTAGAGAAGAGTTCGAAGCAACAAGAGGTCATCATGACTTATGTTCAACTTATTCCATTTCATGAGCTTCATGAAAAAAACCAAGTAGGTATTACCAAGAAAGACTTATTGGATCTTGGAGTGTCTCCTTCTTCTTATAAAACACTTATAGAAAAAGGGATTCTAGAAGAATATGAGCTTACGGTTTCTCGATTTGGGGAAATAAGAAAAGATGAATTACAAGGAATTCACCTTTCTGATGTGCAGGAAAGGGTATCCAATGAGTTGCTTGAAAAACTTGGAGAAACCAATACCGTGTTGCTACATGGTGTCACGGGTAGTGGTAAAACAGAGATATACATTGATTTAATAAAAAAGGCACTTGATAACGGTGTGCAAGTTTTAATGCTCTTGCCAGAGATTGCCTTAACCACACAAATAGTAAACCGACTAAGAAAGGTATTTGGTGATGCAATGGGTGTCTACCATTCCAAATTCTCAGATAATGAAAGAGTGGAGGTATGGAAAGGCGTATTGGAAGATAGGTATTCATTCGTGGTGGGAGTAAGGTCTGCTGTATTTTTACCTTTCGAAAACTTAGGACTCATTATTATAGATGAAGAGCACGAAAGTTCTTATAAGCAATACGATCCGGCCCCTCGTTACCATGCGAGAGACACGGCGATCATGCTGGCCCATAAGGTAGGTGCCAAAGTAATTCTTGGTAGTGCAACTCCTTCTATAGAGTCGTACTATCAAGCCAAAGAGGGCAAATATGGATTGGTCAACTTAAGCGAAAGGTTTGGTGATGCACAGCTTCCAAAGGTGGAGTTGGCAAATATTAGAGAAGAAAAAGCACGCCAAAAGATAAAGTCTGATTTTGGCTCTACGCTTCAAGCGGCGATAAGTCAAAACATTGAGAAGCACGAGCAAACCATTATTTTTCAAAACAGGAGGGGATATGCTCCTTATCTTAATTGTGAAGAATGTAATTGGATTGGTAGCTGCCACCAATGCTCGGTGAGTCTTACCTATCATTATAAGGAACACTTGCTCATTTGCCATTACTGTGGGCACAAAGAAAAAACTCCTCACCTATGTCCTACTTGTGGGTCGGGCAAAATAAAATCAGTAGGAATAGGAACCGAGAAGATCGAAGACGACCTCAATGTGCTTTATCCTGAGGCCAAAATAATAAGAATGGACTTGGATACCACTCGCTCCAAGAATGCGTACCAGCAAATTATTGGAGAAGTAGAGTCAGGCGGTGTAGATATATTGGTAGGAACACAAATGGTGTCGAAAGGTCTGGACTTTGATAAAGTAAGTCTAGTTGGCGTATTTGATGCCGACAGAATGATCTATTTTCCAGATTTTAGGTCGGGGGAAAGGGCTTTCCAAATGCTCACACAAGTAAGTGGTAGAGCAGGCCGAAAGGAAAAGCCAGGCAGAGTTATCATTCAAACCAACTCTCCTACACACCCGTTATTGAAAATGGTAATCGATAATGACTACCACGGTTTTTACGACAAAGAAATAATTGAACGCGAAAGGTACAATTATCCACCTTTTTCGCGACTTATAAGGGTTACAACCAAGCACGTTGATAAAACGCTCTCGCATGCTGCGGCTGGAACTCTTGCTCAACGACTAGCAAGTAAATTAAGTAAAGAGCGTATATTAGGTCCAGAAAAAGCCTTGGTGGAAAGGGTGAGGAATCAATATATATTTGAGGTTTGGATAAAACTGGAAAAGAATAAATTGAATATTGCGGCTACCAAAGCATTCATTAGAGAACAAATAACCGAAATGTCAGCAGATAAGAAATACAAGTCTGTGCGATTTGTGCCTGACGTGGATGTAGTATAA
- a CDS encoding RNA polymerase sigma-70 factor, ECF subfamily: MTALEFNYALHSSTKTLKPFALRLTKDGEEANDLLQDTLMKAFINKDKFTEGTNLKAWLYTIMKNTFITNYQRMVRRKTFIDTTDNLHFINSSNVTIKNDAIQGFALADIHKAIDKLDDVYKVPFEMHFKGFKYHEIADRLQIPIGTVKNRIHIARKDLKDTLKIYSTKS; the protein is encoded by the coding sequence ATGACAGCACTAGAGTTTAATTACGCATTACACAGTTCAACAAAAACTTTGAAGCCATTTGCTTTGAGATTGACAAAAGATGGTGAAGAAGCAAACGACTTGTTGCAGGATACTTTGATGAAAGCTTTTATCAATAAGGATAAGTTTACTGAAGGTACGAATCTAAAAGCATGGTTATATACGATCATGAAGAACACCTTTATTACCAATTACCAAAGAATGGTAAGAAGGAAAACCTTTATTGATACAACTGACAATTTACACTTCATCAACAGTTCCAATGTTACCATTAAGAATGATGCTATTCAAGGATTCGCACTAGCAGATATTCATAAGGCGATAGACAAGTTGGACGATGTATATAAAGTCCCATTTGAAATGCACTTTAAGGGTTTCAAGTACCACGAGATTGCAGATAGGTTGCAAATACCAATTGGTACGGTAAAAAACAGAATCCACATTGCAAGAAAAGATCTAAAGGATACTTTGAAGATTTACTCAACTAAGTCTTAA
- a CDS encoding phytoene desaturase produces MKVIVIGSGFAGLSVATKLASEGYDVEVIEKNDDLGGRARVFEVDGFKFDMGPSWYWMPDVFENYFAEFGKKVSDYYNLVRLDPSYKVIFDQNDEIDLPADRKSLDALFESIEKGSAKGLKKFLNQAKYKYDVGVGEFVWKPSVSLMEFMDPRLVTKAFSLDLFASFASHIRKFFKHEKLLKLMEFPILFLGATPENTPALYSLMNYAEIALGTWYPMGGMNEIIKGMVSLAEEKGVQFRTGVSVKKIIVENKLANSVMLANGEIIEADLVVGGADYHHIESSLLEPQYRNYSKTYWENRTMAPSSLLFYLGVDRKVEKLIHHNLFFDEDFSLHAKEIYEEPKWPSKPLFYVCAPSKTDDTVAPVGKENIFILVPIAPGLADDDSTREKYYHILMDRLETYVGHDIRSQVSYKRSFAVSDFISEYNSFKGNAYGLANTLKQTAILKPSLKNKKVENLFYTGQLTVPGPGVPPSLISGIVVAKEIMKRYGENISSQNAGEIVAV; encoded by the coding sequence ATGAAAGTTATTGTCATTGGATCTGGTTTTGCTGGACTATCAGTTGCTACTAAACTAGCATCAGAAGGTTATGATGTAGAAGTCATCGAAAAAAATGACGACCTAGGAGGCAGGGCACGTGTATTTGAAGTAGACGGGTTTAAATTCGATATGGGTCCAAGTTGGTACTGGATGCCAGATGTTTTTGAAAACTATTTCGCAGAATTTGGAAAAAAAGTTAGCGACTACTACAACCTCGTAAGGCTAGACCCTTCCTACAAGGTTATTTTTGATCAAAATGATGAAATTGACCTCCCTGCAGATAGAAAAAGCTTAGATGCATTATTTGAAAGTATTGAAAAAGGCTCCGCTAAAGGGTTAAAGAAATTCCTAAATCAAGCAAAATATAAATACGATGTTGGAGTAGGAGAATTTGTATGGAAGCCAAGCGTAAGTCTAATGGAGTTTATGGACCCTAGATTGGTAACCAAAGCCTTTAGTCTTGATCTTTTCGCATCTTTTGCAAGCCACATACGTAAGTTTTTCAAACACGAAAAATTACTTAAACTCATGGAGTTCCCTATTTTGTTTTTGGGTGCAACTCCAGAAAATACCCCAGCCCTATACAGTTTAATGAATTATGCCGAAATCGCCCTAGGAACTTGGTATCCTATGGGTGGCATGAATGAGATCATTAAAGGAATGGTATCACTCGCAGAAGAAAAAGGTGTCCAGTTTAGAACTGGGGTAAGTGTCAAAAAAATAATTGTAGAAAACAAGCTTGCCAACAGTGTTATGCTGGCAAATGGCGAAATTATAGAAGCCGATCTTGTTGTAGGTGGAGCAGATTATCACCATATTGAATCAAGCCTGCTCGAACCTCAGTACAGAAATTACAGTAAGACTTATTGGGAAAACAGGACAATGGCTCCCTCGTCACTCCTTTTTTACTTAGGAGTGGATCGCAAGGTGGAGAAACTCATTCATCACAACTTATTTTTTGATGAAGACTTTTCGCTACACGCCAAAGAGATTTATGAAGAGCCAAAATGGCCATCAAAACCTCTTTTCTATGTATGTGCTCCATCCAAAACAGATGACACAGTAGCCCCAGTGGGTAAAGAAAATATTTTTATTTTAGTACCAATTGCTCCAGGCCTAGCCGACGACGATAGTACAAGAGAGAAGTATTACCATATTTTGATGGATAGGTTAGAAACCTACGTAGGTCACGATATTAGATCACAAGTAAGCTATAAGCGTAGTTTTGCCGTAAGTGACTTTATAAGTGAATACAACTCTTTTAAGGGAAATGCGTACGGTCTTGCTAACACATTGAAGCAAACGGCAATTTTGAAACCGAGTTTAAAAAACAAAAAGGTAGAAAATCTGTTTTATACTGGACAGTTAACTGTTCCAGGGCCAGGTGTTCCTCCCTCACTCATTTCAGGAATTGTGGTTGCAAAAGAAATTATGAAAAGGTATGGCGAGAATATATCGTCACAGAATGCAGGTGAAATTGTAGCTGTATAA
- a CDS encoding Phytoene/squalene synthetase, with product MDALFEKTTFACSKMITEAYSTSFTLGIKTLNKKYHNAIFGIYGFVRYADEIVDTFHEFDKEKLLNKFSRDTFEAIEDKISLNPVLHSFQKVANEYSIEKELIVAFLNSMAMDLHNTAYNPDKYQEYIYGSAEVVGLMCLRVFCEGNEEQYQSLKDDARSLGAAFQKVNFLRDLKSDFYERGRVYFPGVDFNDFTVDAKKIIEADIQKDFDNAYRGIVRLPSGASRGVYLAYVYYLKLFKKIKSTPATRIQQERIRVSDSTKFALLAKTLVKGSFNTLF from the coding sequence ATGGACGCACTATTCGAAAAAACAACTTTTGCTTGCAGTAAAATGATTACCGAAGCCTACAGCACAAGCTTTACGCTAGGTATAAAAACACTCAACAAAAAATATCATAATGCCATATTTGGTATCTATGGGTTTGTGAGGTATGCTGATGAGATAGTGGATACTTTCCATGAATTTGACAAAGAAAAACTTCTCAATAAGTTCTCAAGAGATACTTTTGAGGCGATAGAGGACAAAATAAGCCTTAACCCAGTATTGCATTCATTCCAAAAGGTTGCCAACGAATACTCGATTGAGAAAGAGCTGATCGTTGCTTTTTTAAATAGTATGGCAATGGATTTACACAATACTGCCTACAATCCAGATAAATATCAAGAGTACATATATGGATCGGCAGAAGTGGTTGGGCTAATGTGCTTACGAGTTTTTTGCGAAGGAAATGAGGAGCAATACCAAAGCCTCAAAGATGATGCAAGGAGTTTGGGAGCGGCATTTCAGAAAGTAAATTTCTTACGCGACCTTAAAAGTGATTTCTACGAAAGAGGGCGTGTATACTTCCCAGGGGTAGACTTCAATGACTTTACTGTGGATGCTAAAAAGATAATTGAAGCGGATATTCAGAAAGACTTTGACAATGCATACAGAGGAATTGTACGTCTGCCTAGTGGTGCAAGTAGAGGTGTTTACCTTGCCTACGTATATTACCTAAAGCTTTTCAAGAAAATTAAATCAACTCCTGCCACAAGAATACAGCAGGAGAGAATAAGAGTATCTGATAGTACTAAATTTGCCCTGTTAGCTAAAACGCTAGTGAAGGGAAGTTTCAATACTTTGTTTTGA
- a CDS encoding Uncharacterized membrane protein — MSPQDLKKGIISMLIASFCFSLVGACTRILGKDINTIELVFFRNLIGVVFIAGSVLKKPLVQIGGRPFLLIFRGVIGTVALYTFFYSISKIGLAEAIAYQQTYPIFIAVLSFLILGEKLIAKEWAAILLGFGGICLIFLPQISAGTIGVKSHTIGIFNALLTALAYLSIRELSKIYDRRSIVLSFMLSGIVLPIISLWIGNYHVIPELDFMIGIFKMPQGFQWFWIVLLGIAALIGQIFLTRAFTYGKAGPISAVGFSNIVFSVFFGILLGDPSLGILSFFGIILVIVSGVLISYKSS, encoded by the coding sequence ATGAGCCCTCAAGACCTTAAAAAAGGAATAATATCCATGCTTATTGCCTCTTTCTGCTTTTCCTTAGTGGGAGCTTGCACGAGAATATTAGGCAAAGACATCAATACCATCGAACTTGTTTTTTTTAGAAACCTCATTGGCGTAGTATTTATTGCAGGCTCAGTTTTAAAAAAACCTTTGGTGCAAATAGGAGGGAGACCCTTCCTTTTGATTTTTAGAGGAGTGATAGGTACAGTTGCCTTGTATACTTTCTTTTATAGTATTTCTAAAATTGGGCTTGCTGAGGCTATTGCGTACCAACAAACCTATCCTATTTTTATAGCAGTTCTTTCATTTTTGATATTGGGCGAAAAACTTATTGCGAAAGAATGGGCTGCAATTCTCCTTGGTTTTGGAGGAATTTGTCTCATCTTTTTGCCTCAAATAAGTGCCGGAACTATTGGTGTCAAAAGCCATACCATAGGAATTTTCAATGCCTTACTTACTGCTTTGGCCTATCTCAGTATCAGGGAATTGAGTAAAATATATGACAGACGGAGCATTGTGCTTTCTTTTATGTTGAGTGGAATTGTGCTACCAATCATTTCATTGTGGATAGGGAATTACCATGTTATTCCTGAGTTAGACTTTATGATAGGTATTTTCAAAATGCCACAGGGCTTTCAGTGGTTTTGGATTGTATTGCTGGGTATTGCGGCACTTATTGGGCAAATATTTCTTACTCGTGCATTTACTTACGGTAAAGCAGGTCCCATATCCGCAGTAGGTTTTAGTAACATTGTCTTTAGCGTTTTCTTTGGAATTCTCTTAGGAGATCCTTCACTCGGGATTCTTAGTTTCTTTGGAATAATTTTGGTTATTGTCAGCGGCGTGCTTATTTCATATAAAAGCAGCTGA
- a CDS encoding ring-1,2-phenylacetyl-CoA epoxidase subunit PaaE has translation MKTYFLQVKNVKKETEDAVTIEFWHPLSEQIKYKAGQFITLMVPADGGKKVRRSYSMSTSPHTDTSVGVTVKRVKGGLVSNYLLDEVKKGDFIEVIEPMGRFVFEPDAEKERHIVLIGAGSGVTPLMSIAKSALKMEPKSKVTMLYGNRNPESIIFWEELLEMERVYMGRFNVTHILSQAPKDWARERGRIHQANAVLFLKEEHDVHFKDEIFYLCGPEGMMDEMEKVFKIYNLGPDQVHREHFNAPMLDEDLAADDTDESLKEQTVKVFYEGEEHNFLVKPHQTILEAALELDIDLPYSCQAGMCTACLGKCTSGKVKLDEEDGLTENELKDGLVLTCVAHPASAGVVIEIE, from the coding sequence ATGAAAACCTATTTTCTTCAAGTAAAAAACGTTAAAAAAGAAACAGAAGATGCCGTAACAATTGAGTTTTGGCATCCCCTGAGTGAGCAGATAAAGTACAAAGCAGGGCAGTTTATCACCTTGATGGTACCTGCTGATGGTGGTAAGAAAGTTCGCCGTAGCTATTCTATGTCTACATCGCCTCACACAGATACTTCTGTAGGAGTGACGGTGAAAAGAGTTAAAGGCGGATTGGTTTCTAATTATTTGCTCGATGAAGTGAAGAAAGGCGACTTTATAGAGGTGATTGAGCCTATGGGTAGGTTTGTATTTGAGCCTGATGCCGAAAAAGAAAGACATATTGTGCTTATTGGAGCTGGAAGTGGAGTTACGCCACTTATGTCCATTGCAAAATCAGCATTAAAAATGGAGCCTAAGTCAAAGGTTACCATGCTGTATGGAAATAGAAATCCTGAGAGCATCATTTTTTGGGAGGAATTACTCGAAATGGAGCGTGTGTACATGGGTCGATTCAATGTCACTCATATCCTAAGCCAAGCACCCAAAGACTGGGCAAGAGAACGTGGACGTATTCACCAAGCCAATGCGGTTTTATTCTTAAAGGAAGAGCACGATGTTCACTTCAAAGACGAAATCTTCTATCTCTGTGGTCCTGAGGGAATGATGGACGAGATGGAGAAAGTATTCAAAATATATAACCTAGGGCCAGATCAGGTTCACAGAGAGCATTTCAATGCACCAATGTTGGATGAGGATCTTGCTGCAGACGACACAGATGAGAGCCTGAAAGAACAAACAGTGAAGGTGTTTTACGAAGGTGAGGAGCACAACTTCTTAGTGAAGCCGCATCAAACTATCTTAGAAGCGGCACTTGAGCTCGATATAGACTTACCATACTCTTGCCAAGCAGGAATGTGCACGGCATGTCTTGGAAAATGTACTAGCGGAAAAGTTAAACTTGACGAAGAAGACGGCCTCACCGAGAATGAATTGAAAGATGGCCTAGTACTTACCTGTGTCGCTCATCCTGCAAGTGCTGGTGTGGTGATTGAGATTGAGTAG
- a CDS encoding para-nitrobenzyl esterase has translation MNKSLTYTLLIIFLAAISTFSQENVVKTDKGWVEGMVEKDILTFKGIPFAAPPVGELRWKKPIEHEPWSGKLECKEFSASPIQNKPTPFYCWSEEFIAPPEPLSEDCLYLNIWTKGNKGGRKKPVVMWIYGGGFVSGSSACSVYDGTAYAEQDVVFVSINYRVGIFGFLAHPELSAESNGEASGNYALLDQIQGLKWIQKNIDAFGGDPNNVTIIGQSAGSFSVQALVASPLAKGLFNKAIGHSGGLLGTARGVSLADAEATGNEIVEKIDAGNISQLRELSAEELFNKYKKAGSARMAPVLDGYVLPSNLEEHFKAGHHNDVPFITGWVTGDGSLGDSFKITPEQYKENIEKKYGVNSSEYLKQFPGKTLKEVKKSSEKAGMINFAVNTAMLWSKYNKSPSYIYEFDHVPTDKPDFPNYGAFHTADVPFALHTLNKWDRPWQKSDLDMENAMSSYWINFIKTGNPNSKNLASWPEHGTSSKAVLMLKSTIEARNEYLQQELDLIYTEK, from the coding sequence ATGAACAAGTCTCTTACTTACACTCTTCTCATTATCTTTCTTGCTGCCATATCCACTTTTTCACAAGAAAATGTCGTAAAAACCGACAAAGGTTGGGTGGAAGGAATGGTAGAAAAGGACATTTTGACATTTAAAGGGATTCCTTTTGCCGCACCTCCCGTAGGAGAATTGAGATGGAAAAAACCAATTGAGCATGAGCCTTGGTCAGGAAAGCTAGAATGCAAAGAGTTTTCTGCTAGCCCAATTCAAAACAAACCAACTCCCTTTTATTGTTGGTCCGAAGAGTTCATAGCACCACCTGAGCCTCTAAGTGAGGATTGTCTTTATCTAAACATTTGGACAAAAGGTAACAAAGGTGGCCGCAAAAAACCTGTAGTAATGTGGATATATGGCGGCGGTTTTGTTAGTGGTTCAAGTGCTTGTAGTGTTTATGATGGCACAGCATATGCTGAGCAAGATGTTGTATTTGTTAGTATCAATTATAGAGTTGGCATATTCGGATTTTTGGCCCATCCTGAATTATCGGCCGAGTCAAATGGAGAAGCCTCTGGTAATTATGCTTTACTAGATCAAATTCAAGGACTAAAGTGGATTCAAAAAAATATTGACGCTTTTGGAGGAGACCCAAATAATGTCACAATAATTGGCCAATCTGCAGGCTCTTTTTCAGTTCAGGCATTGGTTGCTTCTCCATTGGCAAAAGGATTATTTAATAAGGCAATTGGGCACAGTGGTGGCTTGTTAGGAACAGCAAGAGGTGTTTCATTAGCAGATGCAGAAGCAACTGGAAATGAGATTGTTGAAAAAATAGACGCTGGTAATATTTCACAATTAAGAGAACTAAGTGCTGAAGAACTTTTTAACAAATACAAAAAGGCAGGCTCTGCGAGAATGGCACCGGTATTGGATGGTTATGTTTTACCAAGCAACCTTGAAGAGCACTTTAAAGCTGGCCATCACAATGATGTCCCATTTATAACTGGCTGGGTAACTGGTGATGGTTCACTTGGCGATAGTTTCAAAATTACTCCCGAGCAATACAAAGAAAATATTGAGAAAAAGTACGGCGTAAACTCTAGCGAATATTTAAAGCAATTTCCAGGTAAAACTTTAAAAGAAGTTAAGAAATCAAGTGAAAAAGCTGGTATGATAAACTTCGCAGTTAACACCGCCATGTTATGGTCTAAATACAATAAGTCTCCAAGCTACATTTACGAATTTGATCATGTACCAACCGACAAGCCTGACTTTCCAAATTACGGTGCTTTTCACACAGCAGATGTTCCTTTTGCTTTACATACTTTAAATAAATGGGACAGACCATGGCAAAAAAGTGACCTTGATATGGAAAATGCAATGTCGAGCTATTGGATAAACTTCATAAAAACAGGAAATCCGAATTCAAAAAACTTAGCCTCTTGGCCTGAGCATGGAACAAGTTCTAAAGCTGTGTTAATGCTAAAATCAACTATCGAAGCAAGAAACGAATATCTGCAACAGGAATTAGATCTGATTTATACTGAGAAATAA